A single region of the Chionomys nivalis chromosome 23, mChiNiv1.1, whole genome shotgun sequence genome encodes:
- the Kif7 gene encoding kinesin-like protein KIF7 isoform X1, translating to MGLEAQRLSGAEEAPVRVALRVRPLLPKELLHGHQSCLQVEPEHGRITLGRDRHFGFHVVLGEDTGQEAVYQACVQPLLEAFFEGFNATVFAYGQTGSGKTYTMGEASVASLHEDEQGIIPRAMAEAFKLIDENDLLDCLVHVSYLEVYKEEFRDLLEVGTASRDIQLREDERGNVVLCGVKEVDVEGLDEVLSLLEMGNAARHTGATHFNRLSSRSHTVFTVTLEQRGRAPSRLPRPAGGHLLVSKFHFVDLAGSERVLKTGSTGERLKESIQINSTLLALGNVISALGDPQRRGSHIPYRDSKITRILKDSLGGNAKTVMIACVSPSSSDFDETLNTLNYASRAQNIRNRATVNWRPEAERAPEEQAGGTRGPPRHRSETRIIHRGRRVPGPVGGSTVAAAGLGAECARCRARTSAAYSLLRELQAEPGLPGAAARKVRDWLCAVEGERSALSSASGPDSGIESAPAEDQTAQGNSGRKGDEGAQQLLSLQSQVARLEEENRDFLAALEDAMEQYKLQSDRLREQQEEMVELRLRLELARPGWGAPGLLQGLPPGSFVPRPHTAPLGGIHTNMLGMVSPTCLPGEVSSEQQVTNGREVKAEVLAQVDKLGSSSSSTSEEEGEEEEEEEPPKRTLHLRRNGISNWSQRAGVQPGSPPDRKGPEVCLEESAPANPAPHAVGGSKVPVQPRQASAAMASEWRLAQAQQKIRELAINIRMKEELIGELVRTGKAAQALNRQHSQRIRELELEAERVRAELYEGQRQLRELEGREPQDASERSRLQEFRKRVAAAQSQVQVLKEKKQATERLVSLSAQSEARLQELERNVQLMRRQQGQLQRRLREETEQKRRLETEMNKRQHRVKELELKHEQQQKILKIKTEEIAAFQRKRRSGSNGSVVSLEQQQKIEEQKKWLDQEMEKVLQQRRALEELGQELHKREVILAKKEALIQEKTGLESKRLRSSQALNEDIVRVSSRLEHLEKELSEKSGQLRQGSAQNQQQIRGEIDTLRQEKDSLLKQRLEIDSKLRQGSLLSPEEERTLFQLDEAIEALDAAIEYKNEAITCRQRVLRASASLLSQCEMNLMAKLSYLSSSETRALLCKYFDKVVTLREEQHQQQIAFSELEMQLEEQQRLVYWLEVALERQRLEMDRQLTLQQKEHEQNVQLLLQQGREHLGEGLADSKRQYEARIQALEKELGRHMWINQELKQKLGAGNTAGQSRGGERRSLCLENRQGLGNEDGLHPAAPEALWQPSLLEGAPRAWDESRDLVHAPLPLTWKRSSLCSEQGSSEELRARETTEPPGGRVLSVGEAGLSWNFGPLPKPRWEPRRNSPWMIDVRKNPL from the exons ATGGGGCTGGAGGCCCAGAGGCTGTCTGGAGCTGAGGAAGCCCCGGTGAGGGTGGCCCTTCGAGTTCGCCCACTGCTGCCCAAGGAGCTGCTGCATGGCCATCAGAGTTGCCTGCAGGTGGAGCCGGAGCATGGTCGAATCACCCTGGGGCGTGACCGCCACTTTGGCTTCCATGTGGTACTGGGAGAGGACACCGGACAAGAGGCCGTGTACCAGGCTTGCGTCCAGCCCCTTCTCGAGGCTTTCTTTGAGGGCTTCAATGCCACCGTCTTTGCCTATGGTCAGACAGGCTCCGGGAAGACATATACCATGGGGGAGGCCAGTGTGG CCTCCCTGCATGAAGATGAGCAGGGCATCATCCCAAGGGCCATGGCCGAGGCCTTTAAACTCATTGATGAGAATGACTTGCTGGACTGCCTGGTGCACGTGTCCTACCTGGAAGTGTACAAGGAGGAGTTCCGAGACCTGCTAGAAGTGGGCACTGCCAGCCGGGACATCCAGCTTCGGGAAGATGAGCGGGGAAATGTTG TGCTGTGCGGGGTGAAAGAAGTGGACGTGGAAGGCCTGGATGAGGTGCTGAGCCTCCTGGAGATGGGCAACGCTGCGCGCCACACAGGCGCCACCCACTTCAACAGGCTATCCAGCCGCTCACACACGGTCTTCACTGTGACCCTGGAGCAGCGGGGACGGGCTCCCAGCCGGTTGCCTCGACCCGCCGGCGGCCACTTGCTGGTCTCCAAATTTCACTTCGTGGACCTGGCAGGCTCCGAGAGGGTACTCAAGACCGGCAGCACCGGCGAACGGCTCAAGGAGAGCATCCAGATTAACAGCACCCTGCTAGCGCTCGGCAATGTCATCAGCGCTCTAGGGGACCCTCAGCGCCGCGGCAGTCACATTCCCTACCGCGACTCCAAGATCACCCG GATCCTCAAAGACTCCCTGGGAGGGAACGCCAAGACGGTGATGATCGCCTGCGTCAGCCCCTCCTCGTCCGACTTCGACGAAACTCTCAACACCCTCAACTATGCCAGCCGCGCCCAGAACATCCGCAATCGCGCCACAGTCAACTGGCGGCCCGAGGCCGAGCGCGCCCCCGAAGAGCAGGCGGGGGGCACGCGCGGGCCGCCGCGACACCGCTCGGAGACGCGCATCATCCACCGCGGCCGGCGCGTGCCCGGCCCCGTAGGGGGCTCCACGGTAGCAGCTGCCGGCCTGGGCGCCGAGTGCGCGCGCTGCCGGGCCCGCACTAGCGCCGCCTACAGCCTCCTGCGAGAACTGCAGGCAGAGCCGGGGCTGCCGGGCGCAGCTGCCCGCAAGGTGCGGGACTGGCTGTGCGCTGTGGAAGGCGAGCGCAGCGCCCTGAGCTCTGCCTCTGGGCCCGACAGCGGCATCGAGAGCGCTCCAGCCGAGGACCAGACGGCGCAGGGGAACAGCGGGAGAAAG GGAGATGAGGGGGCCCAGCAGCTGTTGAGCCTGCAGAGCCAGGTGGCCCGGCTGGAGGAGGAGAATCGAGACTTCCTGGCAGCTTTGGAGGATGCCATGGAGCAGTACAAACTGCAG AGTGACCGCCTGCGAGAGCAGCAGGAGGAGATGGTGGAACTGCGGCTCCGGCTGGAGCTGGCACGGCCTGGCTGGGGAGCACCAGGGCTCCTGCAGGGCTTGCCTCCCGGGTCCTTTGTGCCTCGACCTCACACAGCCCCCCTGGGGGGTATTCACACTAACATGCTGGGCATGGTGTCCCCCACTTGTCTTCCTGGAGAAGTTAGCTCTGAGCAG CAGGTGACAAACGGCAGGGAGGTCAAGGCGGAGGTGCTGGCCCAAGTGGACAAGCTGGGAAGTAGCTCTTCCAGTAcctcagaggaggaaggggaggaggaggaagaagaggagccaCCCAAGCGGACCTTACACCTTCGCAG aaATGGGATCAGCAACTGGAGCCAGAGGGCAGGGGTCCAGCCGGGGAGCCCACCTGACAGGAAGGGCCCAGAGGTCTGCCTAGAAGAGTCAGCTCCTGCCAACCCTGCTCCCCATG CAGTTGGTGGCAGCAAGGTCCCAGTCCAGCCCCGCCAGGCTTCAGCTGCCATGGCCTCGGAGTGGCGGCTGGCTCAGGCCCAGCAGAAGATCCGGGAACTGGCCATCAACATCCGGATGAAGGAGGAGCTCATTGGCGAGCTGGTCCGCACAG GGAAGGCAGCCCAGGCCCTGAACCGCCAGCACAGCCAGCGCATCcgggagctggagctggaggccgAGCGTGTCCGGGCGGAGTTGTATGAAGGGCAGAGACAACTTCGGGAGCTGGAGGGCAGGGAGCCCCAGGATGCCAGCGAGCGGTCCAGGCTTCAGGAATTCCGCAAGAGAGTGGCTGCAGCCCAAAGCCAGGTACAG gttcTGAAGGAGAAGAAGCAGGCGACCGAGAGGCTGGTGTCACTCTCAGCTCAAAGCGAGGCCCGgctccaggagctggagaggaacGTGCAGCTCATGCGGCGACAGCAGGGGCAGCTTCAGAGGCGGCTCCGGGAGGAGACCGAGCAGAAGCGGCGTCTGGAGACAGAGATGAACAAGCGACAGCATCGCGTCAAG GAACTGGAGCTGAAGCATGAACAACAGCAAAAGATCCTGAAAATCAAGACGGAAGAGATTGCAGCCTTCCAGAGGAAGAGGCGCAGTGGCAGCAATGGCTCCGTGGTTAGCCTGGAGCAGCAGCAG AAGATCGAGGAGCAGAAGAAGTGGCTGGACCAGGAGATGGAAAAGGTGCTGCAGCAGAGGCGGGCGCTGGAGGAGTTAGGGCAAGAGCTCCATAAGCGGGAGGTCATCCTGGCTAAGAAGGAGGCCCTGATACAGGAGAAGACCGGCTTAGAGAGCAAGCGCCTGAGGTCCAGCCAG GCCCTAAACGAGGACATCGTGCGCGTGTCCAGCCGTCTGGAACACCTGGAGAAGGAGCTGTCTGAGAAGAGTGGGCAGCTGCGGCAAGGCAGTGCCCAGAACCAGCAGCAGATCCGTGGGGAGATAGACACCCTGCGCCAGGAGAAGGACTCGCTGCTGAAGCAACGCCTAGAGATTGACAGCAAGCTGAGACAAGGAAGCCTGCTGTCACCCGAG GAGGAGAGGACGCTGTTCCAGCTGGATGAAGCCATCGAGGCCCTGGACGCCGCCATTGAGTATAAGAACGAGGCCATCACATGCCGCCAGCGGGTGCTGCGGGCTTCGGCCTCCTTGCTGTCACAGTGTGAGATGAATCTCATGGCCAAGCTCAGCTACCTCTCCTCCTCGGAGACCAGAGCTCTGCTCTGCAAGTATTTTGACAAG GTGGTGACACTCCgagaggagcagcaccagcaaCAGATCGCCTTCTCGGAGCTCGAGATGCAGCTGGAGGAGCAGCAGCGGCTGGTGTACTGGCTGGAGGTGGCACTGGAGCGGCAGCGCCTGGAGATGGACCGCCAGCTGACCCTGCAGCAGAAGGAGCACGAGCAGAATGTGCAGCTGCTCCTCCAGCAGGGCCGAG AGCACCTCGGCGAGGGTTTAGCAGACAGCAAGAGGCAATATGAGGCCCGGATTCAAGCTCTGGAGAAGGAACTGGGCCGACACATGTGGATAAACCAGGAGCTGAAACAGAAGCTCGGGGCAGGAAACACGGCAGGCCAGAGCCGAG gtggggagaggagaagcctCTGCCTGGAAAACAGACAAGGCCTTGGAAATGAAGATGGGCTCCACCCAGCAGCTCCTGAAGCTCTCTGGCAGCCCTCCCTTCTGGAGGGGGCGCCCCGTGCTTGGGATGAGAGCAGGGACTTGGTCCATGCCCCACTACCCCTGACATGGAAACGTTCAAGCTTGTGCAGCGAGCAGGGCTCCTCTGAGGAGCTGAGGGCCCGTGAAACAACTGAACCCCCAGGAGGGCGGGTGCTATCCGTGGGTGAAGCGGGCCTCTCCTGGAACTTTGGACCTTTGCCTAAGCCCCGGTGGGAACCCCGAAGAAACAGCCCATGGATGATCGATGTCAGGAAAAACCCCCTGTAG
- the Kif7 gene encoding kinesin-like protein KIF7 isoform X5, translating to MGLEAQRLSGAEEAPVRVALRVRPLLPKELLHGHQSCLQVEPEHGRITLGRDRHFGFHVVLGEDTGQEAVYQACVQPLLEAFFEGFNATVFAYGQTGSGKTYTMGEASVASLHEDEQGIIPRAMAEAFKLIDENDLLDCLVHVSYLEVYKEEFRDLLEVGTASRDIQLREDERGNVVLCGVKEVDVEGLDEVLSLLEMGNAARHTGATHFNRLSSRSHTVFTVTLEQRGRAPSRLPRPAGGHLLVSKFHFVDLAGSERVLKTGSTGERLKESIQINSTLLALGNVISALGDPQRRGSHIPYRDSKITRILKDSLGGNAKTVMIACVSPSSSDFDETLNTLNYASRAQNIRNRATVNWRPEAERAPEEQAGGTRGPPRHRSETRIIHRGRRVPGPVGGSTVAAAGLGAECARCRARTSAAYSLLRELQAEPGLPGAAARKVRDWLCAVEGERSALSSASGPDSGIESAPAEDQTAQGNSGRKGDEGAQQLLSLQSQVARLEEENRDFLAALEDAMEQYKLQSDRLREQQEEMVELRLRLELARPGWGAPGLLQGLPPGSFVPRPHTAPLGGIHTNMLGMVSPTCLPGEVSSEQQVTNGREVKAEVLAQVDKLGSSSSSTSEEEGEEEEEEEPPKRTLHLRRNGISNWSQRAGVQPGSPPDRKGPEVCLEESAPANPAPHAVGGSKVPVQPRQASAAMASEWRLAQAQQKIRELAINIRMKEELIGELVRTGKAAQALNRQHSQRIRELELEAERVRAELYEGQRQLRELEGREPQDASERSRLQEFRKRVAAAQSQVLKEKKQATERLVSLSAQSEARLQELERNVQLMRRQQGQLQRRLREETEQKRRLETEMNKRQHRVKELELKHEQQQKILKIKTEEIAAFQRKRRSGSNGSVVSLEQQQKIEEQKKWLDQEMEKVLQQRRALEELGQELHKREVILAKKEALIQEKTGLESKRLRSSQALNEDIVRVSSRLEHLEKELSEKSGQLRQGSAQNQQQIRGEIDTLRQEKDSLLKQRLEIDSKLRQGSLLSPEEERTLFQLDEAIEALDAAIEYKNEAITCRQRVLRASASLLSQCEMNLMAKLSYLSSSETRALLCKYFDKVVTLREEQHQQQIAFSELEMQLEEQQRLVYWLEVALERQRLEMDRQLTLQQKEHEQNVQLLLQQGREHLGEGLADSKRQYEARIQALEKELGRHMWINQELKQKLGAGNTAGQSRGGERRSLCLENRQGLGNEDGLHPAAPEALWQPSLLEGAPRAWDESRDLVHAPLPLTWKRSSLCSEQGSSEELRARETTEPPGGRVLSVGEAGLSWNFGPLPKPRWEPRRNSPWMIDVRKNPL from the exons ATGGGGCTGGAGGCCCAGAGGCTGTCTGGAGCTGAGGAAGCCCCGGTGAGGGTGGCCCTTCGAGTTCGCCCACTGCTGCCCAAGGAGCTGCTGCATGGCCATCAGAGTTGCCTGCAGGTGGAGCCGGAGCATGGTCGAATCACCCTGGGGCGTGACCGCCACTTTGGCTTCCATGTGGTACTGGGAGAGGACACCGGACAAGAGGCCGTGTACCAGGCTTGCGTCCAGCCCCTTCTCGAGGCTTTCTTTGAGGGCTTCAATGCCACCGTCTTTGCCTATGGTCAGACAGGCTCCGGGAAGACATATACCATGGGGGAGGCCAGTGTGG CCTCCCTGCATGAAGATGAGCAGGGCATCATCCCAAGGGCCATGGCCGAGGCCTTTAAACTCATTGATGAGAATGACTTGCTGGACTGCCTGGTGCACGTGTCCTACCTGGAAGTGTACAAGGAGGAGTTCCGAGACCTGCTAGAAGTGGGCACTGCCAGCCGGGACATCCAGCTTCGGGAAGATGAGCGGGGAAATGTTG TGCTGTGCGGGGTGAAAGAAGTGGACGTGGAAGGCCTGGATGAGGTGCTGAGCCTCCTGGAGATGGGCAACGCTGCGCGCCACACAGGCGCCACCCACTTCAACAGGCTATCCAGCCGCTCACACACGGTCTTCACTGTGACCCTGGAGCAGCGGGGACGGGCTCCCAGCCGGTTGCCTCGACCCGCCGGCGGCCACTTGCTGGTCTCCAAATTTCACTTCGTGGACCTGGCAGGCTCCGAGAGGGTACTCAAGACCGGCAGCACCGGCGAACGGCTCAAGGAGAGCATCCAGATTAACAGCACCCTGCTAGCGCTCGGCAATGTCATCAGCGCTCTAGGGGACCCTCAGCGCCGCGGCAGTCACATTCCCTACCGCGACTCCAAGATCACCCG GATCCTCAAAGACTCCCTGGGAGGGAACGCCAAGACGGTGATGATCGCCTGCGTCAGCCCCTCCTCGTCCGACTTCGACGAAACTCTCAACACCCTCAACTATGCCAGCCGCGCCCAGAACATCCGCAATCGCGCCACAGTCAACTGGCGGCCCGAGGCCGAGCGCGCCCCCGAAGAGCAGGCGGGGGGCACGCGCGGGCCGCCGCGACACCGCTCGGAGACGCGCATCATCCACCGCGGCCGGCGCGTGCCCGGCCCCGTAGGGGGCTCCACGGTAGCAGCTGCCGGCCTGGGCGCCGAGTGCGCGCGCTGCCGGGCCCGCACTAGCGCCGCCTACAGCCTCCTGCGAGAACTGCAGGCAGAGCCGGGGCTGCCGGGCGCAGCTGCCCGCAAGGTGCGGGACTGGCTGTGCGCTGTGGAAGGCGAGCGCAGCGCCCTGAGCTCTGCCTCTGGGCCCGACAGCGGCATCGAGAGCGCTCCAGCCGAGGACCAGACGGCGCAGGGGAACAGCGGGAGAAAG GGAGATGAGGGGGCCCAGCAGCTGTTGAGCCTGCAGAGCCAGGTGGCCCGGCTGGAGGAGGAGAATCGAGACTTCCTGGCAGCTTTGGAGGATGCCATGGAGCAGTACAAACTGCAG AGTGACCGCCTGCGAGAGCAGCAGGAGGAGATGGTGGAACTGCGGCTCCGGCTGGAGCTGGCACGGCCTGGCTGGGGAGCACCAGGGCTCCTGCAGGGCTTGCCTCCCGGGTCCTTTGTGCCTCGACCTCACACAGCCCCCCTGGGGGGTATTCACACTAACATGCTGGGCATGGTGTCCCCCACTTGTCTTCCTGGAGAAGTTAGCTCTGAGCAG CAGGTGACAAACGGCAGGGAGGTCAAGGCGGAGGTGCTGGCCCAAGTGGACAAGCTGGGAAGTAGCTCTTCCAGTAcctcagaggaggaaggggaggaggaggaagaagaggagccaCCCAAGCGGACCTTACACCTTCGCAG aaATGGGATCAGCAACTGGAGCCAGAGGGCAGGGGTCCAGCCGGGGAGCCCACCTGACAGGAAGGGCCCAGAGGTCTGCCTAGAAGAGTCAGCTCCTGCCAACCCTGCTCCCCATG CAGTTGGTGGCAGCAAGGTCCCAGTCCAGCCCCGCCAGGCTTCAGCTGCCATGGCCTCGGAGTGGCGGCTGGCTCAGGCCCAGCAGAAGATCCGGGAACTGGCCATCAACATCCGGATGAAGGAGGAGCTCATTGGCGAGCTGGTCCGCACAG GGAAGGCAGCCCAGGCCCTGAACCGCCAGCACAGCCAGCGCATCcgggagctggagctggaggccgAGCGTGTCCGGGCGGAGTTGTATGAAGGGCAGAGACAACTTCGGGAGCTGGAGGGCAGGGAGCCCCAGGATGCCAGCGAGCGGTCCAGGCTTCAGGAATTCCGCAAGAGAGTGGCTGCAGCCCAAAGCCAG gttcTGAAGGAGAAGAAGCAGGCGACCGAGAGGCTGGTGTCACTCTCAGCTCAAAGCGAGGCCCGgctccaggagctggagaggaacGTGCAGCTCATGCGGCGACAGCAGGGGCAGCTTCAGAGGCGGCTCCGGGAGGAGACCGAGCAGAAGCGGCGTCTGGAGACAGAGATGAACAAGCGACAGCATCGCGTCAAG GAACTGGAGCTGAAGCATGAACAACAGCAAAAGATCCTGAAAATCAAGACGGAAGAGATTGCAGCCTTCCAGAGGAAGAGGCGCAGTGGCAGCAATGGCTCCGTGGTTAGCCTGGAGCAGCAGCAG AAGATCGAGGAGCAGAAGAAGTGGCTGGACCAGGAGATGGAAAAGGTGCTGCAGCAGAGGCGGGCGCTGGAGGAGTTAGGGCAAGAGCTCCATAAGCGGGAGGTCATCCTGGCTAAGAAGGAGGCCCTGATACAGGAGAAGACCGGCTTAGAGAGCAAGCGCCTGAGGTCCAGCCAG GCCCTAAACGAGGACATCGTGCGCGTGTCCAGCCGTCTGGAACACCTGGAGAAGGAGCTGTCTGAGAAGAGTGGGCAGCTGCGGCAAGGCAGTGCCCAGAACCAGCAGCAGATCCGTGGGGAGATAGACACCCTGCGCCAGGAGAAGGACTCGCTGCTGAAGCAACGCCTAGAGATTGACAGCAAGCTGAGACAAGGAAGCCTGCTGTCACCCGAG GAGGAGAGGACGCTGTTCCAGCTGGATGAAGCCATCGAGGCCCTGGACGCCGCCATTGAGTATAAGAACGAGGCCATCACATGCCGCCAGCGGGTGCTGCGGGCTTCGGCCTCCTTGCTGTCACAGTGTGAGATGAATCTCATGGCCAAGCTCAGCTACCTCTCCTCCTCGGAGACCAGAGCTCTGCTCTGCAAGTATTTTGACAAG GTGGTGACACTCCgagaggagcagcaccagcaaCAGATCGCCTTCTCGGAGCTCGAGATGCAGCTGGAGGAGCAGCAGCGGCTGGTGTACTGGCTGGAGGTGGCACTGGAGCGGCAGCGCCTGGAGATGGACCGCCAGCTGACCCTGCAGCAGAAGGAGCACGAGCAGAATGTGCAGCTGCTCCTCCAGCAGGGCCGAG AGCACCTCGGCGAGGGTTTAGCAGACAGCAAGAGGCAATATGAGGCCCGGATTCAAGCTCTGGAGAAGGAACTGGGCCGACACATGTGGATAAACCAGGAGCTGAAACAGAAGCTCGGGGCAGGAAACACGGCAGGCCAGAGCCGAG gtggggagaggagaagcctCTGCCTGGAAAACAGACAAGGCCTTGGAAATGAAGATGGGCTCCACCCAGCAGCTCCTGAAGCTCTCTGGCAGCCCTCCCTTCTGGAGGGGGCGCCCCGTGCTTGGGATGAGAGCAGGGACTTGGTCCATGCCCCACTACCCCTGACATGGAAACGTTCAAGCTTGTGCAGCGAGCAGGGCTCCTCTGAGGAGCTGAGGGCCCGTGAAACAACTGAACCCCCAGGAGGGCGGGTGCTATCCGTGGGTGAAGCGGGCCTCTCCTGGAACTTTGGACCTTTGCCTAAGCCCCGGTGGGAACCCCGAAGAAACAGCCCATGGATGATCGATGTCAGGAAAAACCCCCTGTAG